One segment of Dehalococcoidia bacterium DNA contains the following:
- a CDS encoding DUF488 domain-containing protein, translating to MSDAVELWTVGHSTRTFDEFVSMLTAWRIETLVDVRTVPRSRRHPHFNSDALAAALPERSIAYVHLPELGGFRKPRADSANMAWQNESFRGYADYMLTADFAAALERLIALAGASRAAIMCAEAVPWRCHRSLIADALTARGHSVDHIMSASNADTHRMTRFARIEHGRVTYPAML from the coding sequence ATGAGCGACGCGGTCGAGCTGTGGACGGTCGGCCACTCGACGCGCACGTTCGATGAGTTCGTATCGATGCTCACAGCATGGCGCATCGAGACGCTGGTCGACGTGCGCACGGTGCCCCGTTCGCGGCGGCATCCGCACTTCAACAGCGATGCGCTCGCCGCGGCGCTGCCGGAGCGAAGCATCGCGTACGTGCATCTGCCGGAGCTCGGTGGCTTCCGCAAGCCGCGTGCAGACTCGGCGAACATGGCGTGGCAAAATGAGTCGTTCCGCGGATACGCCGATTACATGCTCACCGCAGACTTCGCGGCTGCGCTCGAACGCCTGATCGCGCTCGCCGGCGCGTCGAGAGCCGCCATCATGTGCGCGGAGGCGGTGCCGTGGCGATGCCATCGCTCGCTGATCGCCGATGCGCTCACTGCGCGCGGCCATTCCGTGGATCACATCATGTCCGCATCGAACGCCGATACGCACCGGATGACGCGATTCGCCCGGATCGAGCATGGGCGCGTGACGTATCCGGCGATGCTGTGA
- a CDS encoding aminoglycoside phosphotransferase family protein — protein MDERGDFTNYEIDGHVVIRVPRDDTSARCLGIERELLPRLAPLLPVAIPVFEYVHEPDERFPYGVAAYRKVEGLSGETHRPVGADRACCAETLGRALSILHAFPLADARACGVVPHAAPPASELRRRIEGYADLIRREAPALLTDEVERYLLGEVEPPRPSTLPEVLLHHDLKGEHYILTPKGDDLHGIIDWADAAIGDPATEFVGVALWLGMPFVEQVLAHYARPADDGFVDRVQFANQCARLIHLGMRFAGEWDAPLDLLVTQFRWAFGLAEPQTG, from the coding sequence ATGGACGAGCGTGGCGACTTCACGAACTACGAGATCGACGGCCACGTGGTAATCCGCGTACCGCGCGACGACACGTCGGCGCGGTGTCTCGGGATCGAGCGGGAACTGTTGCCACGGCTGGCGCCACTGCTGCCTGTCGCGATCCCCGTGTTCGAGTACGTGCATGAGCCCGACGAGCGCTTCCCGTACGGGGTTGCGGCGTATCGAAAGGTCGAAGGGCTGTCGGGGGAGACGCATCGGCCCGTCGGCGCCGATCGTGCATGTTGCGCGGAGACGCTGGGCCGCGCGCTGTCCATCCTGCACGCGTTTCCGCTCGCCGATGCCCGGGCATGCGGCGTCGTGCCGCACGCTGCGCCTCCGGCATCGGAGCTGAGGCGGCGCATCGAGGGTTATGCGGATCTGATCCGTCGCGAAGCACCGGCGCTCCTCACGGACGAGGTCGAGCGCTACCTGCTTGGGGAGGTGGAGCCGCCGCGTCCGTCAACGTTGCCCGAGGTGCTCCTGCATCACGACCTGAAGGGTGAGCACTACATCCTGACGCCGAAAGGCGATGATCTTCACGGGATTATCGACTGGGCGGACGCGGCGATCGGCGATCCAGCGACGGAGTTCGTAGGCGTAGCGCTGTGGCTCGGGATGCCATTCGTCGAGCAGGTGCTCGCCCATTACGCGCGGCCGGCGGACGACGGCTTCGTCGACCGCGTGCAATTCGCGAACCAGTGCGCACGGCTGATCCACCTCGGGATGCGCTTCGCAGGTGAGTGGGACGCTCCGCTCGACCTGCTCGTTACGCAGTTCCGATGGGCGTTCGGGCTTGCGGAGCCGCAGACGGGATGA
- a CDS encoding DUF362 domain-containing protein has protein sequence MSRAKVAVLFSKPETVHEDYERLMDMADFRQHLNPNATTILKDNISWHFPFPSANTTPWQLEAAITGLRKAGYDDLICVQNKTVVTDAFKGEDLNKYLPVFKHHDVPVKFNFRDQDMTWEVYRPRKPMLVLDKIFPDGVKIPDFFHGKNIVHLPTVKCHIYTTTTGAMKNAFGGLLSTNRHYTHSHIHETLVDLLTIQKEIHSGIFALMDGTSAGNGPGPRIMKPEQKNVILASGDQVAIDAIAAKMMGFDPMSIQYINLAHHAGLGVGDPRDIEIVGADITNESWGFKVGATLHSVMGYLAWFGPTKVLQKAIFRTPLVHATNLFSEAFHDYYHWPLKEKKIYEQWLTESPWGHLFQKYIDEGAQSPSTAPVATA, from the coding sequence ATGTCCAGGGCGAAGGTGGCAGTGCTGTTCTCGAAGCCTGAAACGGTGCACGAGGACTACGAGCGGCTCATGGACATGGCGGACTTTCGCCAGCACCTGAACCCCAACGCCACGACCATCCTCAAGGACAACATCTCCTGGCACTTCCCGTTCCCGTCCGCCAACACGACGCCCTGGCAGCTCGAGGCGGCTATTACGGGCCTGCGCAAGGCCGGCTACGACGACCTGATCTGCGTGCAGAACAAGACCGTCGTGACCGACGCCTTCAAGGGCGAAGACCTCAACAAGTACCTGCCTGTCTTCAAGCACCACGACGTGCCGGTGAAGTTCAACTTCCGCGACCAGGACATGACCTGGGAGGTCTACCGGCCCCGCAAGCCCATGCTGGTGCTGGACAAGATCTTTCCGGACGGCGTCAAGATCCCTGACTTCTTTCATGGCAAGAACATCGTCCACCTGCCGACGGTGAAGTGCCACATCTATACGACGACGACCGGCGCCATGAAGAATGCGTTCGGCGGGCTGCTGAGCACCAACCGCCACTACACGCACAGCCACATCCACGAGACGCTCGTCGACCTGCTGACGATCCAGAAGGAGATCCACAGCGGCATCTTCGCGCTGATGGACGGCACTTCCGCCGGCAACGGTCCGGGGCCGCGCATCATGAAGCCTGAGCAGAAGAACGTTATTCTCGCGTCCGGCGACCAGGTCGCGATCGACGCCATCGCGGCGAAGATGATGGGCTTCGACCCGATGAGCATCCAATACATCAACCTGGCGCATCACGCCGGACTCGGCGTCGGCGACCCGCGCGACATCGAGATCGTCGGCGCGGACATCACGAACGAGTCGTGGGGGTTCAAGGTCGGCGCGACGCTGCACAGCGTCATGGGCTACCTGGCGTGGTTCGGCCCGACGAAAGTGCTGCAGAAGGCGATCTTCCGCACGCCGCTCGTGCACGCGACGAACCTCTTCTCGGAGGCGTTCCACGACTACTACCACTGGCCGCTGAAGGAAAAGAAGATCTACGAGCAGTGGCTCACCGAATCCCCGTGGGGCCACCTGTTCCAGAAGTACATCGACGAAGGGGCGCAGTCCCCATCGACGGCGCCGGTCGCCACCGCATAA
- a CDS encoding alpha/beta hydrolase family protein has protein sequence MIAVTATLPDDAALRASVVLVHGAANSASVWTYWQRALAEHGFASYAVDLRGHGASDPVDLSRTSMRDYVDDVVNLINELGGKRDYWISMGWSMGGLVAMQAAYDQCALAFVGLAPSTPALARDASMPLREGVFGIEEYGITDFDPDADQPAMVDLDQEERAIALASRSSESRYARDERAAGVVVSDLDCPSLIVTSTGDTQWPRSRYDSMHLPVEHLSVEGASHWGLVLNRRVIEALVPRVVAWIDGVAPE, from the coding sequence ATGATCGCCGTAACGGCCACGCTGCCCGATGACGCGGCGCTTCGTGCGTCGGTGGTGCTCGTGCACGGCGCGGCGAATTCAGCGTCAGTGTGGACGTACTGGCAGCGCGCGCTGGCGGAACATGGCTTCGCTTCGTACGCGGTCGACCTGCGCGGGCACGGCGCGAGTGACCCCGTCGACCTGTCCCGGACATCGATGCGGGACTACGTTGACGACGTCGTAAACCTCATTAACGAACTCGGCGGCAAGCGGGATTACTGGATCTCCATGGGATGGAGCATGGGCGGGTTGGTGGCGATGCAAGCCGCGTACGACCAGTGCGCGCTGGCATTCGTCGGGCTGGCGCCGAGCACGCCGGCGCTCGCGCGTGACGCTTCGATGCCGCTCCGCGAAGGCGTGTTCGGCATCGAAGAGTACGGCATCACGGACTTCGATCCGGACGCGGATCAGCCGGCGATGGTCGACCTCGATCAAGAGGAGCGTGCGATCGCGCTGGCATCGCGATCGTCGGAGTCACGCTACGCACGCGATGAGCGTGCGGCGGGCGTCGTGGTGAGCGACCTCGACTGTCCGTCGCTGATCGTGACGAGCACCGGCGACACGCAGTGGCCGCGCTCGCGCTACGACTCTATGCATCTGCCGGTCGAGCACCTGAGCGTCGAAGGCGCGTCGCACTGGGGGTTGGTGCTGAACCGGCGCGTCATCGAGGCGCTTGTTCCGCGCGTGGTGGCATGGATTGATGGCGTGGCGCCTGAGTGA
- a CDS encoding ATP-dependent 6-phosphofructokinase, with protein MRIAVLTGGGDCPGLNAAIRAIAHRAWMRGDEVHGFREGWAGLLGAGNSLLLTSEEVAGILHLGGTILGSSRTNPARNEEEMRQVEDNLQRRGIEGLITIGGDDTLSVSAKLAERGFSVIGVPKTIDNDVWGTDYCIGFDSAVDIVGEALDRLHTTAEAHRRVMVVEVMGRDAGWLALTGGIAGGADLIIIPEEPISLDLCVHHVQHRMESRRFSIVVVAEGAKVEGVDSGDAAGRVDQFGHAQLATRGIGTRLAEALEARTGAEARVTVLGHVQRGGSPSMFDRVLATRMGATAVDFLHEKRTGVIAAAQGLDIVAVPLREVVGRNRRVDLAYFRLVRRFNVAEERDPAHAEHST; from the coding sequence ATGCGCATCGCAGTCCTCACGGGCGGCGGCGACTGCCCGGGCCTCAATGCGGCCATCCGGGCAATCGCCCACCGGGCGTGGATGCGCGGCGACGAGGTCCACGGCTTCCGCGAGGGCTGGGCGGGGCTGCTCGGCGCCGGCAACTCGCTGCTGCTGACGTCGGAGGAAGTCGCGGGCATCCTGCACCTGGGGGGCACCATCCTCGGTTCGTCGCGCACCAACCCGGCGCGTAACGAGGAGGAAATGCGGCAGGTCGAAGACAACCTGCAGCGCCGCGGGATCGAAGGGCTGATCACGATCGGCGGCGACGACACGCTCAGCGTCTCGGCGAAGCTCGCTGAGCGGGGCTTCTCGGTCATCGGCGTCCCCAAGACGATCGACAACGACGTCTGGGGGACGGACTACTGCATCGGCTTCGACTCGGCGGTCGACATTGTGGGCGAAGCGCTCGACCGGCTGCATACGACGGCGGAAGCGCACCGGCGCGTCATGGTGGTCGAAGTCATGGGCCGCGATGCAGGCTGGCTCGCCCTCACGGGGGGCATTGCCGGCGGCGCCGATCTCATCATCATTCCGGAAGAGCCGATCTCGCTCGACCTGTGCGTACACCACGTGCAGCACCGGATGGAGTCGCGCCGCTTCAGCATCGTCGTGGTGGCCGAAGGCGCGAAGGTCGAAGGTGTCGACTCCGGCGATGCGGCGGGCCGCGTGGACCAGTTCGGGCACGCGCAGCTTGCCACGCGCGGCATCGGGACGCGCCTGGCGGAGGCGCTGGAAGCTCGCACGGGCGCGGAAGCGCGGGTCACCGTGCTCGGCCACGTGCAGCGCGGCGGCTCGCCTTCGATGTTCGACCGCGTGCTGGCGACGCGCATGGGCGCCACAGCCGTCGATTTCTTGCACGAAAAGCGCACGGGCGTTATCGCCGCCGCGCAGGGGCTGGATATCGTGGCGGTGCCGCTGCGCGAGGTCGTGGGCCGCAACCGGCGCGTGGACCTCGCCTACTTCCGCCTTGTGCGCCGCTTCAACGTCGCGGAAGAGCGCGACCCGGCGCACGCTGAACATTCGACGTAG